CCAGCCATCAGCACAGCAAAATGaaccttccctcttcctctgctgctGCGCAAGACTGCCGGGCTTCAGATCAACCCAAATGCCTGGCAGCATACTCATCATCAGCCCACTGTGCCCCAACTGCTCAGGGAAGAGGGTGCAGAGAGGGAACTGGAGATAGTGGGCTCTCCCTCACTCATGGAAAAAAGGTGTTTCAGGCACCCTCCCCAAGTGACTCTTCTGGGTGGCTTCCACCACTGAGCATGGCAGTTCTAAGTCAGAAACCCACCTGTTGATGCCAAGGTGAGGTAGTAGAGAAGGGAGCCACACTGGTTGAGGAAAAAGGGCATCAAGTACTGGAAACAGAAGAAATCTGCAGTCAGTGTGATGCTGGACTGAGCAGCATTGCCTTCTTTGAGCTTCTAGCTACGCCTTTCTTTAGAAGGAGGGGTAGCTATAAGGGCCCAGAGAGTGTTTAGCCTTCTGAAAAGGACCCTTCAGGGCAGACAGGAAGTTACTGACTGAACTCCATGCCTTTGCCTTGAAtgcccctcccacagccctgctACTCCCATCTTCCCCCTCCTGCAAGTCCCTGAGTGCCAATGTCACTCCCTCCAGAAAGCATTCCCCCAGGCTCCTAGCTCCAACCTCCCTCCTGTGAACTCAGGAGGCACCTAATCTGTACCTCTTTCATAGCCCTTAGCCCAGAGAGGTGGTTGTGTCTGTGTCTTGTCTTTCCCACTAGCCTAGACGGGCAGCACTGAGGTCAGGGGTAGTTCTCTAGATCTTCCCACTCCAGGGTCAATTTAAGCCCCAAGTCCTCCCTTGGAAAGGTCTGTTGGAGGGATCACCATGATAAAACATTAGTAACAGCAGCCATAGATTGAACACCAAGTGTGTATTAGTTAAGTGCTTTATGTGCCTCacctcactgaatcctcacaactACCCTATAAGATGGTTACcattctttcccattttacagatgatgaaactgaggctcaagcaGGACAGTTGTCTCATCTAGGAGCTTCCAGCGAGTGAGCTGGTGGGGAGCAGACTCTGACTCAGATTTGTTTGACTCCAGAGACCACATTTTTAGCAGCTATGCGCGAGAAAGGGGCCATTCACAGACGTACCTCAGTGTTCAAGAAGAGGGTCTTCATCTCCTGCAGCAACTGCCGGGCCCAGGTCCGCTCATGAACTTGCTGCAGGCGGGAGGAGGCCCGCTTCAGCAGCGGCTGTGTGCCACCCCACAGGGCAGCCACCAGCACCAGAGCCAGCACCTGCCCTGGATGGAGACGCGAGtgaccctcacccccaccaaaCTGCCGCCCGCGGGGCCCAGCCCTCCTCTGGCCTCCCCTCCTCAGCCAGCCGCTGCCACATCTCTCCTTCGCTCTCCAACGCTCCGGGTGAGACTGGCGAATAGGGCAGGGCCCTGGAGGCCGAGGAGATGGATCCAGGAGCCCAAAGTTTGGGGCTGAGGTTAAGTGGTGAAGGTGGAGCAGGAAATGAACTCGGGGCAAGGCTCGGGAAGCCCCTAGAGGGGCGGGGCCGCCTACCCACCTAGAGATGCCGCCATGGCAACGCCGCTCCCGGCCACTTCCGGGAGCGAAGGGGCGGAGACCCACAATCCGGAAGTGGCGCTAAACCCCTTCCGGTCCCACTCACGTTGCTGCTTTCCTTTCGTCAACGCAGGGATGGTGAGTTCCCCTGAGCTGGGGTGTTAGCATGGGGGGGTCTTTGGGGGTCTGGAGCTGGAGCAGGGGCCGATATTTGGCGGTGACACTCCCGTCTTGTCTTCACAGAAGCCGATCCTGCTGCAGGGCCATGAGCGGTCCATTACGCAGATTAAGTACAACCGCGAGGGAGACCTCCTCTTCACGGTGGCCAAGGACCCTGTGAGCGTCGGCAGAGGGCGGGCCGGCGGGACCTTGCAGCAGGGGCCGAGAGGGGGCGAGTTCACTCTCACTGGGCGGTGGGTGGACAAGCCAGTTTTGCCCGAGAGGAGAACCAAAGAGAGCCCCATTCTGAGAAGTAGGGAGAGACCATCCCGGGATGGTCATTTTACCGGGAGCATTTTACCGGGAAAACGCAGTTGTTGGTAGAAGGAAGGAGTAGCCAGGAGGAAAAAAGCCACAGACCATTGTGGAAGGGGGACGGAGATGAGAGTCAGCCCCTTCAGGGGACTGGGAAGGGACCaatctgagaaagaacaaaactattCTTCCAGGTAGGGGAACACACCATCTCTAGAAAAGGACAGCTGATCCTTGGACTGTGAGGGACAACAGAGGATTTATGGGGGTGTCCCTGGGCTCATTTCAGTCGGTCCTTCTGGGCCCCATCCCGCCTTTCACTGAGTGCAAACAGCCTCTCACAGCACTGCCCTTTGAGGCACCTCCCTATGCAAGACGTTAACTCTAGTGGCTCAAAGTGGGAGTTGGGAAGCCTACAGACCTGATTTGAATCGTGACTCCCACGTCCAATAGCAGCGTGACTTTGAGCCtgtcatttaatctttctaaacttcatttccttttttatacatTATGGGTACAAATAGTACCTCCCTCATGGGGTTGCCTTCAGGGTTAAATGAGATTCAAGTAAGGAGCTTAGCACAGTAAGTACCCGGTGTGTATGAGTGAAGAATTCttagtcatttatattttaaatcccTTAGACACCATTTTATTGAAGCTTCACAGCTACCCTTTGAAGAAGGCATTATTGTTGtggccattttacagataggaaaagaaGCTCAGAGGAGAGAAGCACTGTATTTGAGAGTTTGGGGGAGGACTGGGACAATGGCTTGGAGATGTTTTTGCAAGCCTCCTGGTGCCCCTGCCACTTACCTGCAGGAAGGGGGAGAATCTAGGAGTTGTTCTTTTTACCAGCAACCTGCTGTTTCCCAAGAAATGAGCAGGAGGGTTCCTGGGGAACCTCTAAATAGAAGGCCATTGCTCTGCTTGGGATGTTTACCACGTGTCGCTGTCATTAACTCCTCCAGATCGTCAATGTGTGGTACTCTGTGAACGGTGAGAGGCTGGGCACTTACATGGGCCATACTGGAGCTGTGTGGTGTGTGGATGCCGACTGTATCCTTGTCTTCGCTGTGAGTCTGTGCTCCCAGGGTCTGCCAGCAACGGAGAGGCCGCCAACTTGGAGTTGAGAGTTTGGGATGATATTGTGGGTCTAGGGAACAATATCTACCTCCTAATCCCCAGTCCGTACCCTGGTTGGGGGAACAGTCAGGACAAGTTGCAGTTCTAGATGAGGAGGGTAGAATGCTCCGAagtaagagaggaagggaggctggCGGGGGCTGAGTGGGGAGGTGATTCAGTTGGTGTTCCAGGAGGACAGGGGCTCAGGTGAACTGGGTTCTATTTCTTAACACCCTCTTCAGGGGACACCAAACATGTCCTCACCGGCTCAGCTGACAATAGCTGTCGTCTCTGGGACTGTGAAACAGGTAAGCCTGGATCGTTTACTTTTTCCTCAAACAGCAAGAACCTACAGTATACCTGTTTAGGTGAATACGTTTTGGGGAAGTAGAAATCCAGACATGGCTCCTGTTCTGAGGAACAGGAAGCAGACAAGGAAAGGATAACAGACAAGAAAAGGGGTGctacacagggcacctgggtggctcagtcggttgaggggctgacttcggctcaggtcatgatcttacagtttgtgagtacgagccccgcatcaggctttctgctgtcagcatagagcccgctttggagcctctgtctccccctcccccccgcccctcccacactctctctgaaaataaataaacttaaaaaaataaaataaaaggaggcaCTGTGGTGAGACATAAGCCATGTTGGAGAAAGCACAAAGCACTGTGGAAGGCCAGAGGGGGGCAGCTGATGTCTGGATTGGGGATGGAAGCAACCCGGGAAGGTTTCCCAAGAAAAATGTCATGTGAGCTGGGGTTTAAAGGATGAGAAAGAGGTCATCACTTTGGCACAGACTGGAACGAAAGCATGGCAAGTGTCCTGTCCAAGTCATCTGATCTGTGGGGAGTTTCTGCTTCTTAGGAGACAAAATAGGAGAGAAGATGAGGCCGGCAAGGGTCAGAATAGGCCATGAATGACAAACTCAGGAGCTTGGCTTTGTTCCGTCAGACTTGGCGTGCTGTCCCTCAGCGAGGCAGAGCATGTTCGGTTTTAACAAACTCCGGTGGCGGTGGGGAGCATTGGAAGAACAGACCGAAGACACGGGAGCCTATAAACTTGCtccattgaataaatatttactcgGCACCCAGTTCTGTGCCAGCTCTATGCTGGGTACTGGAGACACGCAGAGAAATTCTGAGAAGACAGATACATTTGCACTCCGCTATGAGAGCAGTGCCACAGCGGCAGGATGtctgaggagagacagagaggaagttAAAAGTCTTGAGCCAAAGCGTAGCCACCAAGGTGGCGGTGGGTTGGGGTCACTAGACCAGGAGAAGCAGTGAACAGGAAGATAGGTAGATGTAGAGAGTGTCCTCTTCTCAATGGCGTTGGACAAGGGGTAGCCCAGATTTCTGCCTGTCTCCAGGGAAGCAGCTGGCCCTACTCAAGACCAATTCAGCTGTCCGGACGTGTGGCTTTGACTTTGGGGGCAACATCATCATGTTCTCCACGGACAAGCAGATGGGCTATCAGTGCTTTGTGAGCTTCTTTGACCTGCGGGATCCAAGCCAGATCGGTGAGGCAGAGCTCGGGGGGTGAGGACCGGGGCTGGGGTACAAGGCGTAGctccagagcccagggcctgaccTCTTCTACTGCACACAGACAACAACGAGCCCTACATGAAGATCCCTTGCAACGACTCCAAGATCACCAGTGCTGTTTGGGGACCTCTGGGGGAGTGCATCATCGCGGGCCACGAGGGCGGAGAGCTCAACCAGTATAGTGCCAAGgtgaggaggtgggtggggcccaAGTCCACCAGAACGATTCCCTTCAAAAGGCAGGATAGCACAGCAGTGAAGAACACCACTTTTTAGCTGTGaatttaggcaagttacttcactGAGCCTGTTTGTCTGTAAAACGTTGCAAGGATCAAAGGACATCAGGCATTTGAAAAACTTGTCACAGAGTACTCTGGATAGGTTAATAATGATCACAAGTAAGCATTTTCCTGCCACTACTGAGTGCCATGCTGGGCTCTTAGGACAAAGACATGAATCAGACATGGGCCCTGTCCCCAGGGAGACGGACTGGCAAACAGCTAGCACATGAGTCAGGTTGTGAGTTGTGCCACCACAGAGGTCTTGAGCCAAGCACAGAAAATGCCCTCCATCACAGAGAAGGTGGCAAGTACATTAAGCCGTGAAGAATAAATAGAGCTTCAAGCAAGAAGAGAAGGCAGTTCCACAGGTGAAAGGAACAGTGCACACAAAAGCACAGAGTTAAGGGAGTAGGGGGACTGGTCAGAAGAGAGTCTGGTGTCATTGGGACACGGTATTGGAGAAAGTGGATAGCGACTAGATTTTTCAAGTGTCAGGAGGTAAAGGAACTGTGATTTTCCTTTTGGTAGCAGGGAATCTTCAAATGGTTATTGCTGATCAGATTTTCTCTTTAGAGGCTTTTGCAGGCATAGTTCAGAGAATGGACCTGAATGAGGCAATAGCTCTGGAGGTGTGGAGCACCTGAGAGTTAAGAGATGTAGGGGTGACTGATGAGATGGGGGATGAGGACAGGGCCAAGCCCAGGCTGTCTTGATTTCTTGTTTGGGTGCCTGGGCAATGCTGGAGGGCACTAGCATAAAGGTTAGTCAGTCACTCAGCAAACATTGGCTGTAGTCCACTAGCCCCCAGACCTACCTGCAGAAAGGGAATGGAAACCAAAGTCAAAGGCATGAATCATGCTTGATGCCAGCAAAGAGTGGAACTGATCTGTCCCTTCGGATAGGCCTGACTGTAAAGCTGGTGTGCTTATTCCCCGAAATACAGGAGCCAGATATGTCCCTACCATGTGTCCACATTGATGGAGGAGACAAAAATACATCCTTCCCACAGAATAGGTAAAAACAATTCAGGaatggggcgcctgcatggctcagtcggttgagcatccgacttcagttcaagtcatgatctcacattgggctcgctgctgtcggcacagagcccgcttcagatcctctgtcccccccccccccctgctctaCCCCActtgtcttctctgtctctctcaaaaataaacatttttttaaaaaagtttaaaaactaataataattcaggaaaggggcacctggctgactctatagagcatgcaattcttgatcttggggtcgtgagttcaggccccgcaatggtcataaagcttacttaaaaacaacaacaaaaataattcagGCGAGGAAAGGAAAATTCTCTGAGAGTCTAGTGTGTGTGAGGCTCAGTGCTCAAAAGACCTTTTAATCATCTCACCAGTGTCTGCACAGTGTAGACCAGGTTCATGTCACAACGAAGTCAAACAAGACACAGTCCCAGTCTCCCTATAGTGAACCTCGGTGGTGGGCTTTTAGTAATCTTGTTTTCTAGAGAGAGAagttgaggcacagaaaggtgcTTTTGAGGGCAGACTCAAATTCTGCTCTTTGTACTGTACAGGCTAGCCGGTTGCTGAGTGGGAAGGGAAATCAGGAGGTGAAATGGCCCTTGgagaagatcttaaaaaaaagcTGGACACACAGCAGTGCTTGTGGACTGTGACTCCAcccctggctggggaggggtgagcTCAGGCACTCTGCCCCTTACAGGTTGCACGATCTCCAGCAGGTCACACCATCGCTCTGAGCCttactttcttcctttgaaaatgtcctttaggggcgcctgggtggctcagtcggttggacacccaactgttcatttccactcagatcatgatctcttgattcatgagttcaagccccgcgtcagactctgtcctgacagagcctgcttgggattctttctctgcccctcccct
The window above is part of the Prionailurus bengalensis isolate Pbe53 chromosome C1, Fcat_Pben_1.1_paternal_pri, whole genome shotgun sequence genome. Proteins encoded here:
- the EIF3I gene encoding eukaryotic translation initiation factor 3 subunit I, coding for MATPLPATSGSEGAETHNPEVALNPFRSHSRCCFPFVNAGMKPILLQGHERSITQIKYNREGDLLFTVAKDPIVNVWYSVNGERLGTYMGHTGAVWCVDADWDTKHVLTGSADNSCRLWDCETGKQLALLKTNSAVRTCGFDFGGNIIMFSTDKQMGYQCFVSFFDLRDPSQIDNNEPYMKIPCNDSKITSAVWGPLGECIIAGHEGGELNQYSAKSGEVLVNVKEHSRQINDIQLSRDMTMFVTASKDNTAKLFDSTTLEHQKTFRTERPVNSAALSPNYDHVVLGGGQEAMDVTTTSTRIGKFEARFFHLAFEEEFGRVKGHFGPINSVAFHPDGKSYSSGGEDGYVRIHYFDPQYFEFEFEA
- the TMEM234 gene encoding transmembrane protein 234, yielding MAASLGQVLALVLVAALWGGTQPLLKRASSRLQQVHERTWARQLLQEMKTLFLNTEYLMPFFLNQCGSLLYYLTLASTDLTLAVPISNSLAIIFTLIVGKVLGEDIGGKGAFTGMVLTMAGITLCVTSSVSKTQGQLSAR